A region of the Apium graveolens cultivar Ventura chromosome 6, ASM990537v1, whole genome shotgun sequence genome:
TCGCCTTCACTTCGCCCAGACCTTCATGAAGGTTATGGACATGATTCGCCAACGATATATCATCTGTTGACAGAGGAACTCCAACAAATTCCTCCATCCTTGTCAATCGTTCACCCGTAGAGTTTCCAACCATAATTAAACCCACGAATTCACCAACGCAGCTCTGATACCAGTTGTCACAGACCTAGTTTTTTTTTTAAAGTCGCATGTGCGGCCTGTTCTTAGTCGCTCAGTCGCCCACCAATTTCAGTCGCTCTCAATAGCATACAAAGCCCCAGGCGTCCAGTCTGGACAAGCATTACAAGAACAACATCCAACACCCTTTGTTTATACTTATGCTAATCTAATTATAGCCACTAGTAAATGTAAGCACACAACAGAATTTACAGGAGACACACTCCCAAACTTTTCATTGCCATCACAACCCAAAAGGATACAAGAGAATATAAGCCAAGACGATAATATTTGCCTATCTTTCTCTATACAGTTTTCTATGTGCAGAATCATGAATACAAGATACAGATTACATCAATTATATGCCTATCTATATCTTCCCACATTTTTCTCCCTTGCTGAGCAGTTACATGAGTAGTTACTCTCATCCAAGTAGTTTCCAGCAGTTACCGCGACACCTGGCAGCCAACCATTCGCTTGTGCAATTTGTTGAGCAGTTGCTAGCAATCTCTAAACACCCATCAATATAtgtatacacatatatatacagcCCAACTATTACCCACGTTTTTGTTGTCTCACAGCCATGCCACTTGTAGCCCAAAATTTATTTCCCCCACATGAGCCCAATAATTAACCCAGTCTTTAGGCCCAATTATATAATGCATCTGGGCTGCCCAGTCAACCACATATTAAGCCCAACATAATCTGATTATTGTCAAGCCAACTAGCACCAGCAACCAAGTATAACTCGGCCCACCATCAAGCGACAATCAAGCTCCATGCAGTCGCCCACTTTGGCGCCTAGCGCCTGGCCTTGGCGGCGTTGGGATGAATCGCCGCCAAGCCAAATTCGACTTTAGCCTTAAATGCTTACAAGTAGCAGGTACCCAGACCTGGCCATGTTAACCCCGCACAAACGGTTATACATGTAAATATGTAATAGATCCTGAAATAACAAGATTTAGCAAATATTAGCATCGTCATTTATTCATACATGTTAACACTGCACAAACCGTTATACATATAATAGGTCCCGAAAAAACATGATATTACAAATAAAAACATCGTCCTTCATTGAATTTCCCAAAACATTTTTGTACTATTATCTCCATTTTAATAAAAATCGCTGGTTTCCAAATAAAAAAAACCATCGGCACAATATTACCTCAACACAAACATATGGTTCGCTGAGATGGAAATGACTTTATTCTATAATTGAATTGATTTGAATTTCATTTACAATCTATTTGATTTAAATTGTAAAGATCGAGAATCACAAAATCGGAGTTGTGAGTAGGGAATAAGCACAGTTAAATTAGTTGTTGATGTTTACAAAAATAGTGAGAAACAAAGGCCAATCTATATTCTTATCACTTTGCTTGAATACTGATGGTCTATCTCAAGAATGACTAATAGTGTTAACTGTGAAGAATAAGCCCGAAAATAGATACTTAAGTAGTTCAGTATACAGTTTTCATTCACCCAAAATTGACCTTGATTCTTAAATTCTTGACACTTGTTCATATTTCTGGGACATGTTTTGGTACCACTAGCTCTTTTAGTGTTGATTACAAGGCAATCTGTTTTTAGCTATTCATATAAAAGATTACAAGAAAACACAGGTTTTGAACAATATAACACAGGTTTTGAACAATATAAAAATAAAACGTGACAACCTTTTAATTCGGCAACATGCTCTCAAAATTTCTCCATTAAGCTACAAAACCTCTTATGTTCTGAAACAAGAACAAGAGTAGAAAAGATTTTGTAGAAAAACAAAAATACAAACTTCTAACTGTTCTTATTCCCAGGTCGGAGCAATAACACCTGGTTGACTGATGTCTAGTCCAGGTGCGGCAACCATTGTAGGCTCGGGTGCAACATCCCATCCATCAGCTGCTGGCACTGCAAAATAGCAAACCAAAAGAAAAATGAGAAATTGGACAATCAAGGAAAATGTTCATCTATTTGTCTGTTTTCCTATTGGTCACTCTATTTAATAAAATACCTGATTCagtaatattattataattataataaccAACCAATTACCTTTTtctatttaaaataaattacctTATATATCTTATTAAATAAAACCCAACCTCATCAAAAAAACAGCCAAAAAATTTTAATTACACTAGCATCAATTGCAAtcattaataaattattaaattatataaaaaagtTTGTTAAAAAACCCATGCATTGCACGGGGTTAgatagtgtatatatatatatatccattgAACATTTGCCTACACAAACACACACCCCAAACAAGCATTGTTGTAAAGAAACAGCACAATAGGATCGAGGTGGCATCAAATGTGTAGTTGACTAGTTTTTTGAAAGTTGCACATAGACAtgaaaattaaattaatttggaatatgatatgcgACTATTAACCTGGGAATGAAACCTTTAAGAAATTAATATCAGTGAAATTCTAAACTCTCACCAGCATCGGCTGTCCAACTGGTAGCTCCTGGAACAGCAGGAATAGCAGCTGGAACCCCTTCATTGTTCCACTGAGCATCGGTAATTTGGCTGGTCCACTGATCAGTACCTCCAAGGGCAGGAGCGGAATAATCTGCATAATCAGCTATTGctgcttcctcttcttcttcctttGCCTCTTCAGGCTCTCTGTAGAAGAACAAGTCAACCTGCAAAACGAATGGTTCACACGAGTGTTCACTTGCAACAGCCTATGTTAAAGAATCGCCAAGATCTCATAACAGTCTTTTGCAAATAACATCAATCTATAGTATCAATGAagagaaataaaaataaattattctctCTACTTACCATAACCTCCCATCTGGGTCCTTGATTGATGACACCGCGCATCTGTAAGACCATCCTTGCCAATATCCAGAAGAGGCAACCAATACTGTGTTTCCCTTTGTTATTCGCAGGGATACCAATGTCTACATATCGCATAGGGGAATCAGTGTCGCAGAAGGCAATTGTAGGAATATTTCCGAGTGCACCTTCTTTGATGGGCTGAAGGCAATTGTAGAAATAAATCAAATTTGCAAGAGCAATAAAAAAACCAGTAAAAGATTTGTATGGGCCATATCTTGTTTGTTTCACTTCACAAAAGAAACACACAACCAACACAAAAATCCTCAAGCAAATAAAAATAGAGCTCATCAATTAAACACCAACTAACCTGGTGATCAGTTCTGGGATCAGTCAAGATGAGAAGACGAGGCTCACTAAATGACGTTTGCAACTGATTAGTAAAAGTACCAGGGGTGTGGCGTCCAGCAATGGCATTAGCACCAGTGTACTGAGCAAACTTCAAAACCGCTCTCTGGCCATAAGGCCTGGCAGATTGAACAATGATGTCCTGCGGATTCTCGATGGCAACAATTACTCTGGCTGCCATCTGAAGCTTCTCCCATGTCTTACCCACATTGATGATATAAATACCTACTCATTATATCACACATAATCGCCAAATTAATAACTATCTAATTCGTGTATAATTCCGACATTGCCTATTCCCACATTTCTTAAAAGTATATATATTAAGACAATAATAAAGCAGTCAGTTGCAAAGTTCATACAAAGGATATATATGTAAAATTACAAATTTATTCTTAATACAAAATGAATAAGATTTTGCAAATAAGCAAACTAAACAAACTTAAAATATGTAAACAAAACCAATGTAATGTAAAAAAAGTAGTACCATCGTTACGGCGTTTGAAGACATAACGTTCCATTTGGAAGTCACAGTTTTTAGTACCGAGATGAACTTCTGCTGCCAACATCTTCTGAATATCAGACTCTTTCAAACTCAGTTCTCTAGCTACGCCGCCGCTCGCCATTTTCAGATTTTGATTGTATGTAATAAAAAGCGGCAAGCTTAAAGTGTATGTAAATTTTATGTGCGGATCGATAAATGGCCCAAATTAGGGTTTTGTGTCGCTGTTTTGTATTTATATATAAGCAGTTAAGAGCTGCCCTCAAACCCTAATTGCTGCGTCTTTTGTTGGGCTATGCCTCTCTGGCCCCGTTTCAATACAAGCCAGGCCCAAATATCATTTTGTCGCTTTATTTTTAAAAGCCGTCCAGTGGATCCCGATCCGTCCTGTATTGATTTAAATGGAAATGGAGTGGCCTAAAAAATATTTGATCCAAATACTAAATGTATCAAATATGAATTCATGTCTGGAACCCACAAACCTACACATCATGACTCCTCCAACAATTGCAAATTGCAATCACTCACACAACCTGAGCTGGCATCCCTAGTCAGCTTCGACCAAACCCTTATGACAACCGAAATAATTGGGACCCCGCCCATGGTTCTTACCTCCAGCTAGATCCTTAACCCCAACACGAAAGAGTTCTCATTTGGCTTCTATCTCAAGACTCAAATGGGAATTCTCAAGTCGGATTCCCAAGATGGCCGGTATTTTCTCGACTCCACAAATTCCTCCGCGAGGACCACCCTCGCCACGATGACCCACATCACATGAAAGAAACTTGGGACCACTGTAGGGCTCACCCAGATTTATTCTCCGCACCGTAATCTCCCCCAAGGGCTATGATGAACAAGATCAACCTCTACCTCGCCATAAAAAGAAAATGGCGTACAAGATCCATGACGTAAAGACACCAGGGAAAAGGCGATCTCGCATCTCAATTCATGACGGTTCTACCCGAGATCCAAAAAGGTTCACATCTGACCCAATGTAACATCCCGGAAAAAAagtatattaaatatttatttaaaaaaatattaaagtTTTACTATTATATGAAATATAATTTTGAGGAAAAGAGAGTTGATCCAAAAAAAATATTAACCAGGTTGATACATATGCAAATGAATTGTTATGCCAATTTATTGGGTTATTTTTGTATTTGTTGGGactaaaaatttatctagtaagATTTTATTTGggtattaaaaaataaatctatatattataaattgttAGATAACCCTTTTCTAAAATTTGCTATCCATGTTTTGGCACAAAtataatttttaactttaatttgaccaagtggactatccatttttaggtttataaaagatccatatatttattatgacccattttaattatagaaattttacaatacaattataaatataaattgtgttacttatggtaagtttttaatacaaatctgaagtaaactttaaattttgacatatctatttatagaaataatctcataaaatatataacataaaaataacTTATGTAACGAAAATagttattaaataaatttatcagaatatgtagatgcaatacattattatataaataacTTAATCTTTcagaattatattatttaatttaattataaatttatttatttattttattaaatattttttaa
Encoded here:
- the LOC141667121 gene encoding small ribosomal subunit protein uS2; translation: MASGGVARELSLKESDIQKMLAAEVHLGTKNCDFQMERYVFKRRNDGIYIINVGKTWEKLQMAARVIVAIENPQDIIVQSARPYGQRAVLKFAQYTGANAIAGRHTPGTFTNQLQTSFSEPRLLILTDPRTDHQPIKEGALGNIPTIAFCDTDSPMRYVDIGIPANNKGKHSIGCLFWILARMVLQMRGVINQGPRWEVMVDLFFYREPEEAKEEEEEAAIADYADYSAPALGGTDQWTSQITDAQWNNEGVPAAIPAVPGATSWTADAVPAADGWDVAPEPTMVAAPGLDISQPGVIAPTWE